The DNA region CGCACCGCCAGAAAAACCCCGGAATTCCGGGGTTTTTTCGCAAGCTACATGTTTAGCGCTTGATTGGCCATTTGCACGTCGTGGGCCAGCAGTTCTTCCAAATTGTACGCCGGATAGTAGCCGTGTCGGTGCATGAAGTTAAATATTTTGGTATGAAGGGCGATGGCGCCAAGCAATTGTTTTTGGAATGTTTCCTTTAATTGAGGAGTAGCCGTCTCCGTAATGGAGGCCGCGTAATTGCGTACGGAGGCTTTGGCGAAGCCAAGCAGGCTGGCCGCGTCAAATCCGGTCATATCGGGCGAAACGTTGCGGGCCATACCAGGCGCCAGCGGATAAAATTTAAGCAGTTCGCGGATATTGTGCTCCAAGGTTTTGATCGTTTCTGCATAAAGCGCTTTTAACTCCGGGTCCATCACCATCGGCAGTTTCTTTTTGAACGCCGCCAAATTGGCGGATTGAAAGGCGACTAGCTCATGCAGCTCCAGTGTTTCATGCCAGGCCAGATGCTCCTGTTTCCATTCGTTATTCACGATCTCACACTCCATAGTTAGAATTGATTCATTATATGCGCAGCGGAACCTTATGGGTATTTGTCCTTGTCTGGGACGATTTTACTCCGGCTTCCGGCAATAATAGAAAACGATGGGGCGCATTCTAAAAGTGATTTACCAAGCAACCGAAAAACAGCGAAGGAGGATACGTTCTCATGGAATTGGCCGCACACGAGGCACAGGATTTGAATGAACTAACGTTAAGCTGCGTTAACTCGATTACGAACATGGCGTGTTTCTTAAACCAAGCGCAGGACCCTGAACTGAAGGCGATCCTGCAAAAACATCTTCCGCTTCATTTTCAGGACTACAACATGAAGGTGGAGTATTTAAGCAAGGCGGAAGGGGCCAGCGGGAAACTGGCCATCCCGGATTTGCAGCCGGTCCTGCAATCCTTTACCGAGGCGTCTGC from Paenibacillus macerans includes:
- a CDS encoding spore coat protein, which gives rise to MNNEWKQEHLAWHETLELHELVAFQSANLAAFKKKLPMVMDPELKALYAETIKTLEHNIRELLKFYPLAPGMARNVSPDMTGFDAASLLGFAKASVRNYAASITETATPQLKETFQKQLLGAIALHTKIFNFMHRHGYYPAYNLEELLAHDVQMANQALNM